GCGCGGAATGCTCTCGGCGCCACCAGCCGCACATGGAGGGCGTCCCGCTGGCGGGCCAGCACGGCGGCCGTGGCGCGCCCGACCACCACCACCCGCCCCTCGGCCGCGATTTCGGCGACCACGGCTTCGGTGATCTTCACCAGCTCGTGCTCCCGGCACCGGGGCACCACCCGTCCCTCGCCCACCAGCGGGAAGACCTCCGGGGTGCCGGCGGCCAGGGTACGGGCCAGGCGCTCGGTGAACCTGGGCACCCGCTCCTCCCGCTCCGCCACCTCCTCCGGCGGCAGCCCCGCGCGACGCGCCACCTGCTCCACCAGATCGTTGTCCACCAGCCGCCACCCGAGCGCCGCGGCTACCCGCTCCGCGACCTCCGATCCACCGGCTCCGAACTGGCGGGAGATGGTGATGAGCATGGGGGCTAAGATGGGATGGCAGGTTGGATCGCGGAAGGGCGGCAGCGGGAAGGACGGGAAGGGCGGTAAAGGCGGGAAGGTTCGGGGGCCTTACATCGAGGGCCGTGCTGTCATCCCGTGGACCGAAGCACTGCGCTGTCATCCCGAGGAGCGTCAGCGACGAGGGATCTTGCTCGCGCCTCCCCGACAAGCGCAGTGGATATCCGGGTGGGCGGGCGGCTTCGGGGTCCCATCCTGCGGAGTAGATCCCTCGTCGCTGACGTTCCTCGGGATGACAGCGTGGCCCTCGAGGTACCCTCCCCGAACCTTCCCGCCCTTACCGTCTTTACCGCCCTTACCGCACCGCCCTTCCCGTCTCCCCCGAGCCTCATTATCAATTCGACGGGAGGCCACCCCGCCATGCGCTTCACGACCTATTCCAAATACCACCCCGAGCTCGCCGACGCAGTGAATCTGCAGGGGCTGCTCGACCAGCTGAGCGACTTCCTGCTCCAGTCGGGGTTCGCCGGGGGCTCGCCGTCGTTCTGGAACGACGAGATGGGCGAGGGCGACCGGTCGCTGGACGCGCTGCGCCAGGCCATCCTCCAGGCGCTGATGGACTCGGGGCAGCTCACCCCCGACATGCTCAAGGTGCTCCGCGGCGAGTCCACCGGCGACCCGGCCCAGGACAAGGACATCGAAGGGCAACTCGGCGAGCTGCTCGACAAGATCGTCCAGCGGCTGATCGACGAAGGCTACCTCAACGTCGGCCAGGCACCCCAGGTGCCCCAGGGCTACCAGTCGATGTTCGGCCCAGGCGGCCAGGCCCGCTCGGCCGCCCAGCAGGTGCAGTTCAATCTCACCGAGAAAGGCATCGACTTTCTCGGCTACAAGACCCTCAAGAACCTGCTGGGCAGCGTCGGCAAGTCGAGCTTCGGCGCGCACGACACGCCCTACCTCGCCACCGGAGTCGAGGCCGAAGGGGTGAGCAAGCAGTACGAATTCGGGGACGTGCTCAACCTCGATGTGCCCGCCACTCTCACCAACGCCATCGCCCGCGAGGGGCTGGGCGTGCCCATCAACATCGAGTACAGCGACCTGATGGTGAGCCAGTCGGAGTACCGCTCCTCCGCCGCTACCGTGCTGATGCTGGACTGCTCGCACTCGATGATCCTCTACGGCGAGGACCGCTTCACCCCGGCCAAGAAGGTGGCGCTGGCGCTCACCCACCTGATCCGCACCCAGTACCCCGGCGACAGTCTCCGCGTGGTGCTCTTCCACGACTCGGCCGAGGAGATTCCGTTGAGCGCGCTGGCCACGGCGCAGGTGGGACCCTATCACACCAACACAGCCGAGGGGCTCAAGCTGGCCCGGCGTATCCTGCAGGCGCAGAAGAAGGACATGCGGCAGATCATCATGATCACCGACGGGAAGCCGTCGGCGCTCACCATGCCGGACGGGCGGATCTACGTGAACTCGATGGGGCTCGACCCGCAGATCCTCCAGGCCACCTACCGCGAAGTGGCCAATTGCCGCCGCAACGGCATCATGATCAACACCTTCATGCTCGCCCGGGACCGGAGTCTGGTGGAGTTCGTCAAGCAGGTCGCCTCGATCTGCAAAGGCAAGGCTTACTTCACCAACACGATGACGCTGGGCCAGTTCATCCTGATGGACTTCATGAAGCGGAAGACGCGACGGGTCTCCTAGTTCGGACCCGGGTGCGTACCTCCTCCCCCGCTGCCACCCTGCTGCTGGCTGCGTTCGCCTGCGTAGCGTTCGCCTGCGCCAGCCGCCCCCGCCTTGCCGAGCCGAGCCCGCTCCAAGGTGCCATCCTCCGCCGGGAGCAGGCCCCCATCGTCGGCCTTCGCGAGGTGCTGGACAGCGACACCCTGCTGGGCCACCGGATCCGTGTCGCCGGCTGGTGCGCCAGCGCGCCGGGCCTGCTCGCCGGCCGTCGCGTGGGCGTTTGGATCCTCGCGGCCCAGGATACCACCGTCGAAGTCCGTGGCCTCGTCCCCCCCGACTGCGCGCCGGACCTCAAAGACGATGTGCTGCTGATGATCTTCGCCCAGGTGGTGCCGGCGGGGGGCGGGGGGAGGTTGCTGTTGAGGCTGCCGGATTGAGGAGGGTGGGGCAAGGACGGCAAGGTGAGGCAGGGTGAGGCAGGGTTCCCCCAGCATCTTTTCCCCTGCCTCACCCTGCCTCACCTTGCCTCACCTTACTGGGACCGCCGTAGCTGCGGTATGACAGCAGCGCGAGACCGGAAAACCGGGAAGGCATCCGAGCCTTTCCCTTCCGAACCTTCCCGTCCTTACCGTCTTACCGACCTTCCCGCCTACTGCCCCACCGCCTGATTCTCGCCCTTCGGCCCCATCCCTCCCACCACCCGCTTCACCGTCGTCCCCGCGGGGATGCTCGACGCCGGCTCCGCGATCTCATTGATGATCGCGAGCTGCTCGATGGGGATCGTGGACGGGTACTGCGCATTGAACTGCTCCAGCGTCATCTGCCGCGGCAGCTTGACCAGCTCGACCTTGGCGGGCTTCACGTTGAGCGCGGCCGGGTCGCTCAGCTGCGAGAAGCTGCCGATCGACTGGCGGAATGCCTGGTCATAGGTGCCGAGCTTGCCGCCCGCAGTGTAGCCCATCAGTCCGTAGGTGGTCCCGTTGTAGGAGACGAAGCTCACCACACCCTGGATCGTCCCGCCCTGCTGGTCCTGCGCCTGGAAGTAGCTGGTAGCAGCGGGCAGGCCGTTGATGCTGGCGGTCGAGCTTTGGCCGGCCTGGATTCCCTGCTGTGAGAGGAACTGCTGGGCCGCCTCCCGCGGCGAGGCTTTGCCCGCGAGGCCGAGCTGGAACATCGCGTCCTGGGCCGGGCTCTGGGCCACCACCGCGCTGGCGCCGTTCTGGGTCTGCCAGCCCTCCGGGAAGGTGAGCTGGAACCGCAGGTCAGGATGATAGAAGCGGTTGCCCACGAAATACCCCTGCCTCGGGTCCTCCCCGAACGTCAGGTTCTGCACGTGCTGGAGATACTGATCTCGGCCCACGATCGCCTTCGACAGGTCCTTGTGCAGGGTGTCGAGCCGCTGTTCGGTCGCCTTGATCCGGTTCTCCGGGTCGGGGTGCGTCTCCAGCCACTGCGGCAGCTTGCCGCCCCCGCTTGCCTGGCCCACCCGGTCCAGCGTCTCGAACATGTTGCTCATCTGCCGGACGTCGTAGCCCTGGTTGAGCGCGTAGCGGAAGCCGGCCAGGTCGGCCTGGTTCTCGTAGTCCCGGCTGTACTTGAGGAAGAGGAGCTGGAGCCCCTGGCTGGCCACTCCGGCGAGTTGTGCCACCTGGGGCGAGAGGATGCTCCCCAGGCCGAGGCCGAGCTGGGCCACCTGGGCCTTGCTGATCTGCTGCACCGAGTGGCGGTTGGTCACGTGGCCGATCTCGTGCCCCACCACCGTGGCCAGCTCGGCCTCGTTGGTCACGTAGCCCAGCAGGCCGCGGGTGACGTAGATGAACCCGCCCGGCAGCGCGAAGGCGTTGACCGAGGCGTCGTTTACCACGTGGAACTCCCACGGCAAGTTGGGCCGCTCGGAGGCGGCCGCGATCCGCTTTCCGATCCCCGAGACATACGCCTCGAGCTGCGGATTCTGGTAGATCCCGATGGTCTGGGCCACTTCCTGGGAGGCCTGCTTGCCCATCTCGATCTCCTGCGACTCGGAAACCAGCGACAGCTCGTTCTTCCCGGTCACCGGGTTCCTGGCGCAGTTCGACACCGAGCCGGCGATGAGGAGCGCCGGGAGGAGGAGCCGGGAGAGGGCACGACGTGGCGTCATGGGAGATCCTCGGTTCGCGTTCGGTCGGCCAACCTGCTGCTCCCCAGGAACATAGACGAGGGGCGGCCGCCGGGGCTGTGATCCCCGTCGCCCGCCCCTGCTGTCATCCCGATCGGCGCCCTGTCACGCCCCCAGCGCAGCAATTGGGGCTCGGGACTCGGGATGGCAGTTCCGCTCCTGTCAGCGGATCCGGTCTAGTCGGTAGTGCTTTCCGCCCCCCGTGAGCCGACAGCCCTGGTTCCCGCCCCCGTCTCCCTCGGCGGACGTTTCCTGAAGAACTCCACCGTCCGCCCCAGCCCCTCCACCAGGTGGATCTTGGGCTCCCAGCCGAGCCACTCGCGGGCGCGGGTGATGTCCGGCTGACGCTGGGTCGGGTCGTCCTGGGGCAGCGGCTTGGAGACGATCTTCACTTCCTTCCCCACCACCTTGGCCACCTCCTCGGCCAGCTCCCGGATGGTGAACTCCACCGGATTGCCCAGGTTGACCGGCTGATTCCGCTTCTCCGCGGCCATCAGCCGCATCAGCCCGTCCACCAGCTCGTCCACATAGCAGAAGGAGCGGGTCTGGGAGCCATCGCCATAAAGCGTGAGCGGCTCGCCCCGGAGCGCCTGGACGATGAAGTTGGAGACCACCCGCCCATCCGCCTCGGCCATCCGGGGACCGTAGGTGTTGAAGATCCGCGCGATGCGGATGTCCACCCCGTCCTCCCGATGATAGTCCATGAACAGCGTCTCGGCCACGCGCTTGCCTTCGTCGTAGCAGGAGCGCGGGCCGATCGGGTTCACGTTGCCCCAGTAGGTCTCCGGCTGCGGATGGATGGTGGGATCGCCGTAGATCTCCGAGGTGGACGCCTGCAGGATCCGGGCGCCGACCCGCTTGGCCAGCACCAGCATGTTGATGGCGCCCATCACGTTCGACTTGACCGTCTTGACCGGGTTGTACTGGTAGTGCACCGGGGAGGCGGGGCAGGCCAGGTTGTAGATCTGGTCGACCGGCACGTAGATCGGCTCGGTCACGTCCTGCCGCATCAGCTTGAACTCGGACCGCTCCAGCAGGTGGTCGACGTTCTCCCGCCGCCCGGTGAAGAAGTTGTCGAGGCAGAGGACCTCGTGCCCCTCGTTGAGCAGGCGCTCGCAGAGGTGGGATCCGATGAAGCCGGCACCGCCGGTGACGAGGATACGCATGGCGGGCGGTCTTACCGCCGCTTGGCGGGAGCCTTGGGGGCAGGGGCCGCGGGAGCCGTGTCGGGCGGGGCGGAGTCGTCCGGCTCCGATTGCGTCGCCGACGACTGCGCACCCGGCCGGTCCACCACGGTGAAGGTACCGGCGCCGCGGGAGTCCACGCCCATTCCCGCGCGCATGGCCCCGGTCCGGTCGGCGAAGACCAGCGTCGCCGAACCCTCGGGGTTCAAGCCGAGCGAGGTGCGGGTCATCCCGGTGCGGTCGCCGAAGGTGAGGCTCAGGGTTTCGTCCGGCAGGATGCCGAAGACTCCGCGCGAGCGGCCCGAGCTATCGCTGAAGGTGAGGCCCGAGGCACCGCTCTTGAGCGCGGTGAGGGTCACCCCGGCCTTGCTGCCGGGGGCCTGGAGCGAGAGTCGCATGGTACCGTCGGGCAACGTGCCCCAGGCGCCGCGCACCATGCCGTCCGCGTCGCGGAGGAGAAACTGGCGGGACTCGATCACATCTGCCACCGTGCCGGGCAAGCCGTGGCGGGCGGAGACGATCACCAGGGCGCTGGCCAGGCCGAGCAGCACGGCGATGCTGATGAGCGAGGACACCCAGAGACGCCGGAGCCGGCGGTTTTCCCGCTCCACGGTCTCGACCCGGTTGAGGATGCCCCGCTCGAACTCGTGCCTGATCCGCTGCTCCGGCGTCATTTCGGACTTCAGGTCGGGCATAGCGTCAGTGGTCCTGCGGGTTGCTGAGGAAGTAGGAGCGGCACGCCATGTCCACCAGATCGCGGGTGAGCCGAGGCGTGGTCTCCCGGTACTTGGCGATGTCGCACACGTGGGAGAGGATGTCCCGCGGATGGCACGCGCGCGCCGGGATGTTCATCCCCTGGTACCAGTCACGGTCGATCTGGGCCAGCGCGGCCGGGTCGAAATCGATGGCGTAGCCTTCGCAGCAGCGCCGGAAGATCTCCTCGTAGCCTTCCTTGGAGGGGTCGTTCACCGGGATCTTGTAGTGGATCCGCCGAAGGAACGCCTCCTCCACCAGGTCGGCCGGGTCGAGGTTGGTGGCGAAGATCAGCAGACAGTCGAACGGAATGGGGAACTTGGCCCCGGTGTGCAGGGTCAGGAAGTCGGTCCGCTTCTCGAGCGGGACGATCCAGCGGTTGAGCAGGTCGCGCGGGGGCACCCGCTGGCGGCCGAAGTCGTCCACGATGAGCACGCCGCCGTTGGCCTTCACCTGGAACGGCGCCTGGTAGAGCTTGGTGAACGGATCGTACTGGAGATCGAGCTGCTCCATGGAGAGCTCGCCGCCGGTGACCACCACGGGGCGCTTGATCAAGGCGTAGCGGCGGTCGAAGCTGGAGCCGGTGCGGAGCCAGATACCCTGGTCGTCGGAGCGGCCGCCCTCCGGTTCGATCTCCTCGTGATGCACGCCGTCGAAGACGGTCATGATCTGACCGTCGATGTCCACCGCATAAGGAATGTAGAGTGACCCGCCCAGCATCTGGGAGATCGCCTCGGCGATCGCGGTCTTGCCGTTGCCCGGATGGCCGTACAGGAAGATCGACTTGGACGAGTTGACCGCGGGGCCCAGCATGTCGAACAGCTCCTCGTCCAACACCAGGTGGTCGCAGCCGTCCCGCATCACCTGCTGGGTCACGTGGGCGTGGCGGATCGATTGGGCCTCGATCCATGCGCGGTACTGGGCGAGCGGCACCGGGATCGGTCCTACGTACTGGCTCGCTTCCAGGGCGTCCTTGGCGCGGGCCCGTCCGTCGGCGACCAGGTCGAACCGGTAGCTCGCCCGGTTGGGGCCGATGGTGCCGCGTACCTCGACGAAGCGGCGCTGCTGGAGGGTCAACAGCTCCTCGTCCGCCAGGCCGAACGGAAGGCAGACGTACTCCGCCAGCTCCTGGCCGGTCCGGCTGCCCTGCACATAGAGCGCCTTGAGCAGGAGGTCGCGCACCGCATCGGGGGCCAGGCCGAGCTCCTCCAGCTTCTCGGGTGTCCTCGGGGCGTCGGGGCGGCCAGGTGCAGGCTCCTCGTCGAGGTGCGGGATAGCCGGGACGGCGCTCATAGCGTGCTCTCCTGCCAGTTGAGTCGGTTACCGGGAACGGTTCCGGTGGCGTCCAGCGTACCACTGGGAAGCTCGAGCGCGTAGCGGGCGCCACGGATTCCGGCGGTGCGCGGCCCGGGACGAAGCCCGCAATGAATCGACAGCACCCGCCGATCTGAATCCAGGAACGCGACGTCGATCGGATAACGCATGCCCATCATGTGCACCGACCGGCAGGGCACCAGGAGCAGGCCTTCGCCCGGCTGGGGCTCGGGCCGCCCCAGCAGGCCGCGGAGCCGGGAAAGCCAGTGGTCAGCCAGCGCGATCCGGCGACCCAGCTCGACTCCCCGGTCCGCATTGATGACCTGCACCAGCCTCATTGAAGGTTGACGAACATCCTGTACAGAGCGATGACCGACGGCCCCAATACCACAACGAACATTGCCGGGAAGACGAAGAGCACCAGCGGGAAGACCAGCTTGATGGTCGTCTTGGCCGCCGCCTCCTCGGCCCGTTGCCGGCGCTTGGTGCGCATGGTTTCGGAGTGGACTCGAAGTGCGTCGGCAACCGACGTGCCGAAGCGGTCCGTCTGGATCAGCATGCCCACCAGGGACTTGATGTCAGGCAGTCCGGTACGCTCCGCCAGGTTCTTGAGGGCCTCGTCGCGGGGGGTGCCGGCCCGCATCTCCAGATTCACCAGGGCGAGCTGCTCGCTCATGACCAGGCTTACATGGTCGATCTCATCGGCCACCCGGACCAGCGCCTGGTTGAGGCCCAGCCCCGCCTCGACGCAGACCACCAGCATGTCCAGCATGTCCGGCATCGCCTTCTGGATCTCCTTCTGGCGGGACTTGAGGCGGCTTCGGACGTAGAACACGGGGAAGACCCATCCCATGGCGCCGAGCCACAGCACCCCCAGCATGGTCTGAACCGCAGACACGCCTGCGAGCGGAAGAAGCAGCAGCGCTCCGACCGTGAACGAGGCGGCCAGCGTAACGCGCGAGGCCCAGTAGATGGCGACCGCATTATGTTCCGGATAGCCAGCCTGAAGCAGGAACAGTCGCACCTGACTGGTGTCCTTGCGTCCGCTTTCCATCCGCTCGCCGAACGCCTGAAGCACCGCCTTGAGGCGGTCCGACCGTGCCTGCCGGCGGCGGCGGGCCAGGGTCTCCTCGGGGCCGCCGATCGACTGCAGCTCGTCGAGCTGGGTGGACAGAGTTCCCCGGCCGGGGGCGACCTGCCCCAGCAGCAGCAACAGCGAAACGACCGCAAACGCGGTCAGCACCGCGATCAACGCCAGCATGGGTGCGCCTCAGATTTCGATGTTGACGATCTTCCGGATCCAGAAAAATCCGGCGAGCTGCATGCTCAGGGCCGTCGCCACGAGCACCTTTCCGATCGGGTCGGTGAACAGGACGATCATGTATTCCGGGGCAATCCAGTACAGAATGCCGAAAAGGAAAAAGGGCAGCAACGAGAGCAGGTAGCCCGTCATTCGGCCCTGAGCCGTATACACCTTGATCTGGCGACGAATGGTGAAGCGCGCTCGGATCACGGCCGCCAGATTGTCCAGGATCTCGGCCAGGTTGCCGCCGACCTCGCGCTGGATGAGGATGGCAGTCACCAGGATGCGGACGTCCACGATGTTCACCCGGTCGGCCATGCCCAGCAATGAGTCCTGCACCGGCAGCCCGAACCGCTGCTCTTCGAACACTCGGCGGAACTCGCTCGCCACCGGTTCGGCGCCGTCATCCGCGGCCATCTTGAAGCCGGAGGAAAGCGGGTGCCCCGCCCGTAGAGCCCGGCCCACTAGGTCGATCGACTCCGGCAGCATTTCCTCGAATTGGCTAAGCCGCCGGTCTCGGCGGAAGCGCGCATACAGCGTCGGCATCAGCGCACCCAGCACGGCGACCGGAATGGCGATCAAGAATGACTGGGTGAGGATCAGGATCGAGAACCCCAGCGCCACCGAGAGTCCGATCGAGATAATAATCAGCGTCTGCAGGGTCCATGACAGATGGGCCTGCTGGAGCATCAGCTCGGCGTCCTGCAGAGCCGGCATCCGGGCAGCGAGCGGCCGGAGCCAGGGAGAATCGAGAATTGCCGACCGGAAGATCGGGCGCCCGGAGCCGCTCTCGAAGTTCTCGTTGGCCAGCGAGCGCAGCTCCCCCACCATCTTGGTCTTCCGCCGCTGCTCCTGAGCCCATTCCCATAAGAGCGCGATGGAAACCGTACCCAGCGCCACCGCGATGAAGGCGACGAAGGCCGGGATCCAGATGTTGTTGGGAATCCCTACCATCGCTGGGCTCCTCCGCGCGCCGCTTCGGGCGAACTGAGATTGGAGAAGAGCAAGCTCGAGAGATCGATGCCGAACGCCTTGAGCCGCTCAGAGAAGCGCGGCCGAATACCGGTGGCGCGGAAGTGCCCCAACACCTTTTCATCGGGACCGATCCCCTCGCGTTCATATACGAAGATGTCCTGCATGGTGATGATGTCACCTTCCATGCCGACGATCTCCGAAAGCTGCATGATCTTCCGGGTGCCGTCCGACATACGGCTCACCTGGATCACCACGTTGATCGCGCTGGCGATCTGCTGCCGCATGGCCCGCTCCGGCAGGTCGAGGTTTGCCATGGAGATCATGGTCTCCAGGCGGCTCAACGCATCGCGCGGGGTGTTGGCGTGCAGCGTGGTGATCGATCCGTCATGGCCGGTGTTCATCGCCTGCAGCATGTCGATCGCTTCGGCTCCGCGGCACTCACCCATGATGATCCGGTCGGGCCGCATACGGAGGGCGTTGACCAGGAGGAGCCGCTGCGGCACCTCTCCCGAGCCCTCGATGTTGGCCGGCCGGGTCTCCAGCCGTACCACATGAGGTTGCTTGAGCTGGAGCTCGGCCGAGTCCTCGATGGTGAGGACCCGCTCGTTAGGCGGGATGTAGGACGACATGATATTGAGCAGCGTCGTCTTGCCAGCGCCAGTGCCGCCCGAGATGAGCACATTGAGCCGCGCTTTGACCACGCACTTGAGCAGCTCGAGCATCGGCTCGGTCAGGCTCTCGGTGCGCAACAGGTCCTCGCCGGAGAGCGCGTCGCGCTTGAACTTACGGATCGAGAGGTGAGGCCCGTCCAGCGCGAGCGGCTTGATAATGGCATTGACACGGGAGCCGTCAGGCAGGCGGGCGTCCACCATCGGCGAGGAGTCGTCGATCCGGCGGCCCACGGCCGAGACGATGCGGTCGATCACCTGGAGCAGGTGGCGGTCGTCTTGGAAGATGACGTCGGTCCGTTCCAGCCGGCCGTGCCGCTCGATGAAGACCTGCTTGTAGGTATTCACCAGGATGTCGGAGACCTCGGGATCCTGGATCAGCGGCTCCAGCGGTCCCAACCCGAAGATCTCATCCAGCACCTGGTTCACCACCAGGTCCCGCTCCTCGAAGTTCAGCGGCAGCGACTCCTGAGTGATCAGGTCGTGCACCACCTTGCGGATCGCCTCGGCGACCTGCCCGCGGTCCAGCCGGTCGAGGTTGGAGAGGTTGAGTCGTTCCAGCAGCTTCCGGTGGATCCGGCCTTTGACCTGCTGCAGCGCGTGCAGGTTGGCAGCGTCGCTGAGCATGCCACCGCTCGACCCATTGGAGCCGGCCGCGTCGGCCGCGGCCTTGGCGCGCTCCCAGGGCATCAGCGCGCGCTGCCCGTTGGCTCCCCCACCCCCCGGTGTCACTGCGCCGTGATTGGCCATGGCCTACTTTCCTCCTTGCCCCTTGTTGCGTCCGAAGACTTTGCCGACCGACGCTGTGAGTCTGCCGAGAGGGCCACGGGCGACCTTGGCCTCAGCCACCCCGGTCAGTGCGGCCGACAATCCTTTGATGTCCCGGACGTACGACGACCCGCCGTTGAGCACGATCGGCTTGCCCGAGTTCACCGACCCCATTACCGCTTCGTAGTCGTTGCTGATCTTCCAGTAAACCTTG
This window of the Gemmatimonadales bacterium genome carries:
- a CDS encoding CpaF family protein, whose translation is MANHGAVTPGGGGANGQRALMPWERAKAAADAAGSNGSSGGMLSDAANLHALQQVKGRIHRKLLERLNLSNLDRLDRGQVAEAIRKVVHDLITQESLPLNFEERDLVVNQVLDEIFGLGPLEPLIQDPEVSDILVNTYKQVFIERHGRLERTDVIFQDDRHLLQVIDRIVSAVGRRIDDSSPMVDARLPDGSRVNAIIKPLALDGPHLSIRKFKRDALSGEDLLRTESLTEPMLELLKCVVKARLNVLISGGTGAGKTTLLNIMSSYIPPNERVLTIEDSAELQLKQPHVVRLETRPANIEGSGEVPQRLLLVNALRMRPDRIIMGECRGAEAIDMLQAMNTGHDGSITTLHANTPRDALSRLETMISMANLDLPERAMRQQIASAINVVIQVSRMSDGTRKIMQLSEIVGMEGDIITMQDIFVYEREGIGPDEKVLGHFRATGIRPRFSERLKAFGIDLSSLLFSNLSSPEAARGGAQRW
- a CDS encoding M48 family metalloprotease, which encodes MTPRRALSRLLLPALLIAGSVSNCARNPVTGKNELSLVSESQEIEMGKQASQEVAQTIGIYQNPQLEAYVSGIGKRIAAASERPNLPWEFHVVNDASVNAFALPGGFIYVTRGLLGYVTNEAELATVVGHEIGHVTNRHSVQQISKAQVAQLGLGLGSILSPQVAQLAGVASQGLQLLFLKYSRDYENQADLAGFRYALNQGYDVRQMSNMFETLDRVGQASGGGKLPQWLETHPDPENRIKATEQRLDTLHKDLSKAIVGRDQYLQHVQNLTFGEDPRQGYFVGNRFYHPDLRFQLTFPEGWQTQNGASAVVAQSPAQDAMFQLGLAGKASPREAAQQFLSQQGIQAGQSSTASINGLPAATSYFQAQDQQGGTIQGVVSFVSYNGTTYGLMGYTAGGKLGTYDQAFRQSIGSFSQLSDPAALNVKPAKVELVKLPRQMTLEQFNAQYPSTIPIEQLAIINEIAEPASSIPAGTTVKRVVGGMGPKGENQAVGQ
- a CDS encoding UDP-glucuronic acid decarboxylase family protein; this encodes MRILVTGGAGFIGSHLCERLLNEGHEVLCLDNFFTGRRENVDHLLERSEFKLMRQDVTEPIYVPVDQIYNLACPASPVHYQYNPVKTVKSNVMGAINMLVLAKRVGARILQASTSEIYGDPTIHPQPETYWGNVNPIGPRSCYDEGKRVAETLFMDYHREDGVDIRIARIFNTYGPRMAEADGRVVSNFIVQALRGEPLTLYGDGSQTRSFCYVDELVDGLMRLMAAEKRNQPVNLGNPVEFTIRELAEEVAKVVGKEVKIVSKPLPQDDPTQRQPDITRAREWLGWEPKIHLVEGLGRTVEFFRKRPPRETGAGTRAVGSRGAESTTD
- a CDS encoding DUF192 domain-containing protein, which translates into the protein MRLVQVINADRGVELGRRIALADHWLSRLRGLLGRPEPQPGEGLLLVPCRSVHMMGMRYPIDVAFLDSDRRVLSIHCGLRPGPRTAGIRGARYALELPSGTLDATGTVPGNRLNWQESTL
- a CDS encoding type II secretion system F family protein, producing the protein MLALIAVLTAFAVVSLLLLLGQVAPGRGTLSTQLDELQSIGGPEETLARRRRQARSDRLKAVLQAFGERMESGRKDTSQVRLFLLQAGYPEHNAVAIYWASRVTLAASFTVGALLLLPLAGVSAVQTMLGVLWLGAMGWVFPVFYVRSRLKSRQKEIQKAMPDMLDMLVVCVEAGLGLNQALVRVADEIDHVSLVMSEQLALVNLEMRAGTPRDEALKNLAERTGLPDIKSLVGMLIQTDRFGTSVADALRVHSETMRTKRRQRAEEAAAKTTIKLVFPLVLFVFPAMFVVVLGPSVIALYRMFVNLQ
- a CDS encoding cytidylate kinase-like family protein — encoded protein: MLITISRQFGAGGSEVAERVAAALGWRLVDNDLVEQVARRAGLPPEEVAEREERVPRFTERLARTLAAGTPEVFPLVGEGRVVPRCREHELVKITEAVVAEIAAEGRVVVVGRATAAVLARQRDALHVRLVAPRAFRADNAARRLGITQAQACAMMDETDRMRARYHREYYHRDWNDPLLYHMVINTGMVGIARAAEMVERAGR
- a CDS encoding VWA domain-containing protein, whose protein sequence is MRFTTYSKYHPELADAVNLQGLLDQLSDFLLQSGFAGGSPSFWNDEMGEGDRSLDALRQAILQALMDSGQLTPDMLKVLRGESTGDPAQDKDIEGQLGELLDKIVQRLIDEGYLNVGQAPQVPQGYQSMFGPGGQARSAAQQVQFNLTEKGIDFLGYKTLKNLLGSVGKSSFGAHDTPYLATGVEAEGVSKQYEFGDVLNLDVPATLTNAIAREGLGVPINIEYSDLMVSQSEYRSSAATVLMLDCSHSMILYGEDRFTPAKKVALALTHLIRTQYPGDSLRVVLFHDSAEEIPLSALATAQVGPYHTNTAEGLKLARRILQAQKKDMRQIIMITDGKPSALTMPDGRIYVNSMGLDPQILQATYREVANCRRNGIMINTFMLARDRSLVEFVKQVASICKGKAYFTNTMTLGQFILMDFMKRKTRRVS
- a CDS encoding type II secretion system F family protein, producing the protein MVGIPNNIWIPAFVAFIAVALGTVSIALLWEWAQEQRRKTKMVGELRSLANENFESGSGRPIFRSAILDSPWLRPLAARMPALQDAELMLQQAHLSWTLQTLIIISIGLSVALGFSILILTQSFLIAIPVAVLGALMPTLYARFRRDRRLSQFEEMLPESIDLVGRALRAGHPLSSGFKMAADDGAEPVASEFRRVFEEQRFGLPVQDSLLGMADRVNIVDVRILVTAILIQREVGGNLAEILDNLAAVIRARFTIRRQIKVYTAQGRMTGYLLSLLPFFLFGILYWIAPEYMIVLFTDPIGKVLVATALSMQLAGFFWIRKIVNIEI